The DNA segment CGCGGTGGTGGCCCTCGGGATCTGGTCCTTGAACCGCCTTGCCGCCGAGCGACCGGCCTGGGGGCGGGCTCTCGTGGGGTTGCTCTTCGTCTTGATCGGGATCCAGGCCGTGTGCAACAACGCTTTTCTGCTCGAGATCCTGCGCATCTTCTCTCACGACCCGCCTTGATCAGACGAGACTAAGGAATCCGCGCTGCCGCCAGAGCGGCGAAAAGGACTTCTGAGCCCTTGTCCGTACGGCGGCGCGGGGGCTGTCCGCGCCTAGTGAGGAGTGACGAGCCCGATCCAGGGGGCGTACCCAATCCCGTCGTTCCACGCGGCGACGGTTCCCAGCCTGCCTCCCTCCGCCTGGGATATGGGTTGCAAATCGCCCGTGGTGGCGTTGACCAAGTAGCCCAAAACGTCCCCTGGCCGCAGGACGTAAAGGAAACGGCCGGCCGGGTCGAGAGACAGCGTGGAAGCTGGATACGAGTAGGTGGGGTCCGAACTGTAGGTTGCCAAGATCACACCCGAAGCGACCACGCGGATGGGAGAGGGGACTCCGGCGTCATCTAACCGGTAAGCCCAGATATCCGAGCCGCTGGCGAGGTATAGGAGATGACCGGAAGGGTGTACTACCAGCGACCCCGGGATCCCGGGCAACGGGGTCCTTCCGATGGCCGTCAGGCTACCGTTTACACCGTCGATGTCGAATTGGGCGACTTGGCCCGACGGGCCCGTTCCTGGCATCATGCCGTACAAGTGGCGACCGGTGGGATCGACCGCAACGCACCTTCCCGCCGTCCACTGTCCGAGGTAGCGCAAGCTCCCCGTCTCGACATCCGTTTGATACCCGAACGCAGGGGGCACGGCCGCCCCAACGTGACAGCTGCCGTAGTAAACGAAATGTCCCGTTGGCTCGACGACGACCCAGTCGTCCCCCTGCTCCAGCTCGTATTCGCCTCCGCAGCTCACCTCGGAGATCGTGTCGCCGAGGGCCCCGGTCATCGCGTCGATCGCGGCCGTGCCGATCGAGCACGACGGATACTCGTCCAACAATAGGAACCGGCCGGAGGGATGGACGGTGATAAAAGCCGGTTGAACCAGAAACAACCTCCTTGTGCTCACCTTGGACAGGGCTCCCATCGAGGGATCAATCCCGTAAGTCACTACGTTCCTATCCCGCCCACAATGGTCAGTGGAGCAACCTGTGTTGTCGCCTGCGAGCGACGCGTAGAGAAAGCGTCCCCGCGGATCCAGGCTCGCGAAGGCCACATCACCGGGAAAGAAGCCCAAATCGGCCTCGGCTCCCGGCGGAACGGTCCCGACCAAATTCCAGGCACCGGTCGAGCCGTCAACTCTGTAAGCCGTGTGCACCGTTCTCCAAGGGGCAAGCCGAGCGCCTAGGACATAGGCAAACGTGGGCCCTGGTGGGGAGGGCTGACTGCCGCAGGCGGCGAGGAGGGTCAGCGACAGGCAGCTTCCAATGCTCCAGACTCGCAGCATTGCCGGACCTTCGGACAACTCTAAGCTAGTTGGCATTCTCCGGCGGGAGCATCTGG comes from the Vicinamibacteria bacterium genome and includes:
- a CDS encoding beta-propeller fold lactonase family protein, which gives rise to MPTSLELSEGPAMLRVWSIGSCLSLTLLAACGSQPSPPGPTFAYVLGARLAPWRTVHTAYRVDGSTGAWNLVGTVPPGAEADLGFFPGDVAFASLDPRGRFLYASLAGDNTGCSTDHCGRDRNVVTYGIDPSMGALSKVSTRRLFLVQPAFITVHPSGRFLLLDEYPSCSIGTAAIDAMTGALGDTISEVSCGGEYELEQGDDWVVVEPTGHFVYYGSCHVGAAVPPAFGYQTDVETGSLRYLGQWTAGRCVAVDPTGRHLYGMMPGTGPSGQVAQFDIDGVNGSLTAIGRTPLPGIPGSLVVHPSGHLLYLASGSDIWAYRLDDAGVPSPIRVVASGVILATYSSDPTYSYPASTLSLDPAGRFLYVLRPGDVLGYLVNATTGDLQPISQAEGGRLGTVAAWNDGIGYAPWIGLVTPH